One part of the Parasphingorhabdus sp. SCSIO 66989 genome encodes these proteins:
- a CDS encoding aldo/keto reductase: MAQFGIDPAPFTLTGTDIPVSPMAWGMWRFAGQGVEKAQHLVETALDNGITLFDTADIYGFGEEGFGKAEELLGQVLGLNPSLRENMVLASKGGITPPVPYDSSRDYLMRALDASLQRLQVDHIDLYQIHRPDILTHPQELAMTLDSMVASGRVRAVGVSNFTMAQIAALKEYLNAPLVTTQPEFSPLHLHPIEDGQLDQAMQHRIAVLAWSPLGGGRLIKPETEREKSVAEALQAIADEQSVSLAAAAMGWLMAHPARVIPIIGSQNPKRIADATKALTMQWTRDQWYDVLVASRGEPLP, from the coding sequence ATGGCTCAATTTGGAATCGACCCCGCACCTTTTACCCTTACCGGCACCGATATTCCCGTCAGCCCCATGGCTTGGGGCATGTGGCGTTTTGCCGGGCAGGGCGTGGAGAAGGCGCAGCATCTGGTCGAAACCGCGCTCGACAATGGCATTACCCTGTTCGACACCGCCGATATTTATGGTTTTGGCGAGGAAGGCTTTGGCAAGGCCGAGGAATTGCTTGGCCAGGTGCTGGGGCTCAATCCTTCGCTGCGCGAGAATATGGTGCTGGCGAGCAAGGGGGGCATAACCCCGCCTGTGCCTTATGATAGTTCGCGTGATTATCTAATGCGCGCTCTGGATGCTTCGCTGCAACGGCTACAGGTCGATCATATTGACCTCTACCAGATCCACCGGCCTGATATTCTGACTCATCCGCAGGAACTGGCGATGACGCTGGATTCGATGGTCGCTAGTGGCCGGGTGCGCGCGGTTGGTGTGTCCAACTTCACCATGGCGCAGATTGCGGCATTGAAGGAATATCTCAATGCCCCATTGGTGACGACGCAGCCGGAATTCTCGCCTCTGCATCTACACCCTATCGAAGATGGGCAGCTTGATCAGGCGATGCAGCATCGTATCGCGGTGCTGGCATGGTCCCCCTTGGGCGGCGGACGGCTGATAAAGCCGGAGACCGAGCGTGAAAAGTCCGTCGCCGAGGCATTGCAAGCCATTGCCGACGAACAGAGCGTGTCACTGGCCGCCGCAGCCATGGGCTGGCTAATGGCGCATCCGGCCAGGGTCATCCCGATTATCGGCTCGCAAAACCCGAAGCGCATCGCCGACGCGACCAAGGCGCTGACGATGCAATGGACCCGCGACCAATGGTATGATGTGCTGGTCGCCAGTCGTGGCGAACCACTGCCGTAA
- a CDS encoding MarR family winged helix-turn-helix transcriptional regulator: protein MTDPSERTVSSRTPTASPMFLREEEVRRGMELLYFGYTRLTKAIDEGLARQGLGRAHHRALYFIAREPDLTVSHLLRLLAITKQSLGRVLTELHKRGLIETRPGTVDRRQKLLRLTEEGRALEGELFDALRVRLSSAYAAAGQEDVTGFWRVLEGLVPEEDRELVSDLGERLRER, encoded by the coding sequence ATGACTGACCCATCTGAGCGCACCGTTTCATCCAGAACACCCACTGCGTCGCCCATGTTCCTGCGCGAGGAAGAGGTGCGGCGCGGTATGGAGCTGCTATATTTTGGCTATACCAGACTGACCAAGGCGATTGACGAAGGCCTGGCGCGGCAGGGGCTGGGCCGTGCGCATCACCGCGCGCTGTATTTCATCGCGCGCGAGCCGGACCTGACGGTGAGTCATCTTTTGCGGCTGCTCGCGATCACCAAGCAGTCTTTGGGGCGCGTCCTGACCGAGCTGCATAAACGCGGCCTCATCGAAACCCGCCCCGGCACCGTCGACCGCCGCCAGAAACTGCTGCGGCTCACCGAAGAGGGGCGGGCATTGGAAGGCGAGCTGTTCGACGCCCTGCGCGTCCGCCTGTCCAGCGCCTATGCCGCTGCCGGTCAGGAAGATGTCACCGGCTTCTGGCGGGTGCTTGAGGGACTGGTGCCCGAGGAGGACCGCGAGCTGGTGAGCGACCTCGGGGAGCGACTGCGCGAGCGGTAA
- a CDS encoding FecR family protein: MSLRIPHFALIFMALLVACLPVSMAQAQTNRGDSETARYTVKRGDNLFDLAAKYFRRQQDYRTVQRINRISDPRRIPVGTVLKVPYSLLKFRDESARVAAFRGTARISAKGKGARAPVLNETLNEGVGLATGAASSLSLAVSDGSTLTMPSNSVMRIVRLRRWLLTDSLDFDYALEEGAVRTKFNPARNDDDRYRVRTPSAVSAVRGTEFRTRYDDASNTSYVELVEGSLDISGKNRGNANLTPGFGAIVSGKALSKLELLPAPNFVEGSGNQQDMRLNFSVEPVAEAVGYRLIVSRDSGFIEVVEDVRGEDNRFTLQELADGDYFARMSALSDNGLEGMPSQVAFRRRLNSLSATVEETNSGFVFRWVGSGTGKKVYRLQIFKDDAPGQPPIVDEAGLTETSLTLSDLVPGSYRWRVGSTIFFDGKQEENWTEFQTIRMDDE, translated from the coding sequence ATGTCTTTACGGATCCCCCATTTTGCTCTGATATTCATGGCGCTGCTTGTCGCGTGCCTGCCTGTCTCTATGGCACAAGCCCAGACAAACAGAGGGGATTCTGAAACCGCGCGCTACACGGTAAAACGTGGCGACAATCTGTTCGACTTGGCTGCAAAATATTTCCGCCGCCAACAGGACTATCGCACCGTACAGCGCATCAACCGGATAAGCGATCCGCGTCGAATCCCTGTCGGCACAGTCCTGAAAGTTCCGTACTCCCTGCTCAAATTTCGTGATGAGTCGGCTCGCGTGGCGGCCTTCCGAGGCACCGCCCGTATCTCGGCAAAAGGCAAAGGCGCGCGCGCACCGGTACTGAATGAAACGCTGAACGAAGGTGTCGGGCTGGCGACAGGAGCCGCGTCCTCGCTCTCGCTTGCAGTCAGCGATGGCTCGACGCTCACCATGCCTTCAAACAGTGTGATGCGGATTGTGCGGCTGAGACGCTGGTTACTGACCGATAGCCTCGACTTTGACTATGCCTTGGAAGAAGGCGCGGTGCGCACCAAGTTCAATCCAGCTCGCAACGATGATGACCGCTACCGGGTGCGGACACCATCTGCGGTTTCTGCTGTGCGCGGCACGGAATTCCGCACACGCTATGACGACGCCAGCAATACGTCCTATGTCGAACTGGTCGAAGGTAGCCTGGACATTAGCGGCAAGAATCGCGGCAATGCGAATTTGACTCCTGGTTTTGGTGCTATTGTTTCGGGCAAGGCGCTTAGCAAACTGGAGCTGCTGCCTGCTCCCAATTTTGTTGAAGGGTCGGGAAATCAGCAAGACATGCGCCTGAATTTCTCGGTTGAGCCTGTCGCTGAGGCGGTTGGTTATCGGCTCATAGTCTCGCGTGACAGCGGGTTTATCGAGGTTGTCGAAGATGTACGCGGGGAGGATAACCGCTTCACGCTGCAAGAGCTCGCCGATGGTGATTACTTTGCCAGAATGAGCGCACTTTCCGACAACGGCCTGGAAGGAATGCCTTCACAAGTCGCGTTCCGCCGCCGACTAAACAGCCTCAGCGCGACCGTTGAGGAAACCAATAGCGGTTTTGTATTCCGCTGGGTTGGCTCAGGCACCGGCAAGAAAGTCTATCGCCTTCAGATATTCAAGGATGATGCTCCAGGACAACCGCCTATCGTCGATGAGGCTGGACTGACCGAGACATCGCTGACTCTTTCTGACCTGGTGCCCGGCAGCTATCGCTGGCGTGTAGGTTCAACCATCTTCTTCGATGGCAAACAGGAAGAGAACTGGACCGAGTTCCAGACAATCCGAATGGACGACGAATAG
- a CDS encoding response regulator transcription factor: protein MRIAIADDDPEIISFLQNIIEDMEHVCVSFSDGDKLASALLRDTFDLILVDWNMPGKSGLEIIHWVKESLDEAPAIIMMTSRSAKQDISEALNAGADDYITKPEDETVIAARIGAILRRSAPPHAMTKTVAYGRYEFDRMDQAVSFDGKTVKLTSKEFDLSELLFRNRDRTLSRAYIMETVWRTNADLATRTLDMHVSRLRSKLSLSPENGFRIFTVFGYGYRLETMKEA from the coding sequence ATGCGTATTGCTATTGCCGATGATGATCCAGAGATCATCTCTTTTCTGCAGAATATTATCGAAGATATGGAGCATGTCTGCGTATCTTTTTCTGATGGCGACAAGCTCGCTTCAGCTTTGCTGCGTGATACATTCGACCTTATCCTGGTTGACTGGAATATGCCCGGAAAGTCCGGTTTGGAGATTATCCACTGGGTTAAGGAGTCGCTTGATGAAGCCCCCGCCATCATCATGATGACCAGTCGTTCCGCCAAGCAGGATATCTCCGAGGCGCTGAATGCGGGCGCGGATGATTACATCACCAAGCCCGAGGACGAGACAGTCATTGCAGCACGTATAGGCGCAATACTGCGCCGTTCCGCGCCACCACATGCGATGACGAAAACGGTCGCCTATGGCCGTTACGAATTTGATCGCATGGATCAGGCCGTCTCCTTTGATGGCAAAACGGTTAAGCTTACGTCAAAGGAGTTTGACCTATCCGAGCTGCTCTTCCGCAATCGCGACCGTACTTTGTCGCGAGCCTATATTATGGAAACAGTTTGGCGTACCAATGCTGATCTCGCTACCCGAACGCTCGATATGCATGTATCGCGTCTGCGCTCCAAACTGTCCCTGTCACCAGAGAACGGTTTCCGCATTTTCACGGTTTTCGGCTATGGTTACAGACTGGAGACTATGAAAGAAGCCTGA
- a CDS encoding branched-chain amino acid aminotransferase yields the protein MADTLDFGFHPNPDPMPADERAERLKDPGFGTLFTDHMAMVRYTEGKGWHDAEISARRALSLDPAAAVLHYAQEIFEGMKAYKQADGAIALFRPEENARRFQRSAERMAMPELPEQIFLDSITRLTEVERDWIPPQEGGALYLRPFMFASEAFLGVRPAKEYLYLVIACSVGSYFKADAPAVTIWASQNYSRAAPGGTGAAKCGGNYAASLPAQAEAIEAGCDQVVFLDAAEKRWVEELGGMNLFFVFDNGEVVTPPLTGTILPGITRASLIQLLRDEGLTVREEPYAFEDWRKDSESGRLLETMACGTAAVVTAVGTVKSADGDFTIGTGGPGQITRKMRDRLVNIQRGEAPDPHGWVKHIG from the coding sequence ATGGCCGACACGCTCGATTTTGGCTTTCATCCCAACCCCGATCCGATGCCGGCGGATGAGCGCGCAGAGCGGTTGAAAGACCCGGGCTTTGGCACGCTGTTTACCGACCATATGGCGATGGTGCGCTATACCGAGGGCAAGGGCTGGCATGATGCCGAGATCAGCGCGCGGCGGGCTTTGTCGCTCGATCCGGCGGCGGCGGTGCTGCATTATGCGCAGGAGATTTTCGAGGGCATGAAGGCCTATAAACAGGCCGATGGCGCGATTGCCCTGTTCCGCCCGGAAGAGAATGCGCGTCGTTTCCAACGTTCGGCTGAACGTATGGCGATGCCCGAGTTGCCCGAACAGATTTTTCTCGACTCGATCACCAGACTGACCGAGGTCGAGCGCGACTGGATCCCGCCACAGGAAGGGGGCGCGCTCTATTTACGGCCGTTTATGTTCGCCAGCGAGGCCTTTCTCGGCGTGCGGCCGGCAAAGGAGTATCTCTATCTGGTAATCGCCTGTTCGGTCGGCTCCTATTTCAAGGCCGATGCCCCTGCGGTCACCATCTGGGCCTCGCAAAACTATTCACGCGCTGCCCCCGGCGGCACCGGCGCGGCGAAATGCGGCGGCAATTATGCCGCCAGCCTGCCCGCTCAGGCCGAGGCGATCGAAGCGGGATGCGATCAGGTGGTGTTCCTTGATGCAGCGGAAAAGCGCTGGGTCGAGGAACTGGGCGGCATGAACCTGTTCTTCGTGTTCGACAATGGCGAGGTGGTAACCCCGCCGCTGACCGGCACCATCCTGCCCGGCATCACCCGCGCCTCGCTGATCCAGCTATTGCGCGATGAAGGGCTGACGGTGCGCGAAGAACCTTATGCTTTTGAAGACTGGCGCAAGGACAGCGAATCCGGCCGCCTGCTCGAGACTATGGCCTGTGGCACAGCGGCGGTGGTGACAGCAGTCGGCACTGTGAAATCCGCAGATGGAGACTTCACCATCGGCACTGGCGGACCCGGCCAGATCACCCGGAAAATGCGCGATCGTCTGGTCAATATCCAGCGCGGCGAGGCACCCGACCCGCATGGCTGGGTCAAGCATATCGGTTAA
- a CDS encoding alpha/beta hydrolase produces the protein MKPLLRILAPALSLLLVSPAVAQGDVQESAAEFVACADADKHMALNGTLCAQIPAPLDHQGEAARYIDLFVRKFPASGESQGQLWLVAGGPGEAGVSFYPFIDTIRASVPGFDLYIPDHRGTGFSTRLCVVEESPESDGGAALEGAEWGSCFGALNADPKRTKAFTISNAAHDLNLLMTRFDNGQKRYLYGVSYGTQLVLRTLAIAPPDNVDGVILDSIIPPETNAQWDLSRRSAVTDIVGRQVLRDCDQDPDCSKLFVRPLEEELQTLLADPAAQEMLGPKPKYTLSGLLDLPETRAMLPNVIAGLRAGDPAWLDHAKARLAGLGKMFAPYAQGFSSVPLVSLISRSENNPRPDLTAEQIAAEEEGLLFASPLPSLLLMGGIPDYERDEHFGTLPKVMPPTLLLHGDLDPKTAYAGAQEHVELLEAAEREVRLVTIKDAPHYILMTAPQCFVLSVRTFLADGLPPASTLCDLDAD, from the coding sequence ATGAAGCCGCTTCTGCGTATTCTGGCGCCTGCTCTTAGCCTCTTGCTTGTATCTCCCGCAGTCGCTCAGGGCGATGTGCAAGAATCGGCTGCTGAATTTGTGGCTTGCGCAGATGCCGACAAGCACATGGCGCTGAACGGAACGCTTTGTGCGCAGATTCCGGCGCCTCTGGACCATCAAGGCGAGGCTGCGCGCTATATTGATCTTTTTGTCCGTAAATTCCCTGCTTCCGGCGAGTCCCAGGGCCAGCTCTGGCTAGTTGCCGGAGGGCCGGGCGAAGCGGGAGTGTCGTTTTATCCGTTTATCGATACCATCCGAGCCAGCGTACCTGGCTTTGACCTTTATATTCCCGATCATCGCGGCACCGGTTTCTCCACCCGATTATGTGTTGTTGAAGAAAGCCCGGAAAGTGACGGTGGAGCAGCGCTGGAAGGGGCGGAATGGGGCAGTTGTTTTGGTGCGCTCAACGCCGATCCCAAACGCACAAAAGCCTTCACCATTTCCAACGCGGCGCATGACCTTAACCTGCTGATGACGCGTTTCGACAATGGCCAGAAGCGCTATCTCTATGGTGTTTCCTATGGCACGCAGTTGGTTTTGCGGACGCTGGCCATAGCGCCGCCTGACAATGTGGATGGGGTAATACTGGACTCCATCATTCCGCCGGAAACCAACGCCCAATGGGATCTGAGCCGCCGCTCGGCAGTCACCGATATTGTCGGCCGACAGGTGCTTCGCGATTGTGATCAGGACCCGGATTGCAGCAAGCTGTTTGTTAGGCCTTTAGAGGAGGAACTGCAGACGCTGCTCGCCGATCCGGCGGCGCAGGAAATGCTCGGGCCAAAGCCCAAATATACCCTCTCCGGCTTGCTCGACCTGCCCGAAACACGCGCCATGCTTCCCAATGTCATCGCCGGATTGCGCGCCGGTGATCCGGCCTGGCTGGACCATGCCAAGGCGCGGCTTGCCGGACTGGGCAAGATGTTCGCGCCCTATGCGCAGGGTTTTTCCTCGGTGCCGCTGGTCAGCCTGATCAGTCGCTCAGAGAATAACCCGCGCCCGGACCTCACAGCAGAACAGATCGCTGCAGAGGAAGAGGGGTTGCTCTTTGCCAGCCCTCTGCCTTCACTGCTGTTGATGGGTGGCATTCCGGATTATGAACGCGATGAGCATTTCGGGACATTGCCCAAAGTGATGCCGCCAACGCTTTTGCTGCATGGCGATCTTGACCCCAAAACCGCTTACGCTGGGGCGCAAGAGCATGTGGAGCTGCTGGAAGCTGCCGAAAGGGAGGTGCGGCTAGTAACCATCAAAGACGCGCCGCACTATATCCTCATGACAGCGCCGCAGTGCTTTGTCCTCAGCGTGCGGACCTTTTTGGCCGATGGCCTGCCGCCCGCATCGACAC
- a CDS encoding ferredoxin--NADP reductase: METRTPMIIPESKAFETVEVLWVKHWNDRLFSFAVTRPRSFRFRSGEFIMIGMPVDGKPLVRAYSVCSPAYAEELEFLSIKVEDGPLTSRLQNIQVGDQLYLGRKPTGTLVSEALRPGKRLFLLSTGTGLAPFLSIIRDPDIYERFDDIILTHSVRQVSDLAFYDELLARLKDDPLVEEEAAKQFHYVPTVTREDFHNNVRIDKLIENGTLFVEGTKEFDPENDRIMMCGSMDMIKQFSDYFEGLNFEEGSNAKPGDFVIERAFVG; encoded by the coding sequence ATGGAAACCCGGACACCGATGATCATCCCAGAGTCCAAGGCGTTTGAAACCGTCGAGGTGCTTTGGGTCAAGCACTGGAATGACCGGTTGTTCAGCTTCGCCGTTACCCGTCCGCGCAGCTTCCGCTTCCGCTCAGGCGAATTCATTATGATCGGCATGCCGGTCGACGGCAAGCCGCTGGTGCGCGCCTATTCAGTCTGCAGCCCGGCCTATGCCGAGGAGCTGGAATTCCTCTCGATCAAGGTCGAAGACGGCCCGCTCACCTCACGTCTGCAGAATATTCAGGTCGGTGATCAGCTCTATCTCGGCCGCAAGCCGACCGGCACCTTGGTGTCCGAAGCACTGCGCCCCGGCAAGCGGCTGTTCCTGCTCTCCACCGGCACCGGCCTTGCGCCCTTCCTATCGATCATCCGCGACCCGGATATTTATGAGCGCTTTGACGACATCATCCTGACCCATAGTGTGCGGCAGGTCAGCGATCTGGCCTTTTATGACGAGTTGCTGGCCCGTCTGAAAGACGATCCGCTGGTCGAGGAAGAGGCGGCGAAGCAGTTTCACTATGTCCCCACTGTCACCCGCGAGGATTTTCACAACAATGTCCGCATCGATAAGCTGATCGAGAACGGCACGCTGTTTGTGGAAGGAACAAAGGAATTTGATCCCGAAAATGATCGTATCATGATGTGCGGCAGCATGGATATGATCAAACAGTTCTCCGACTATTTTGAGGGCCTGAACTTCGAGGAAGGCTCTAACGCCAAGCCCGGTGATTTCGTTATTGAACGGGCTTTTGTCGGCTAA